The sequence TCTGCAGGAGTGGCTGCAGGGCCCAAGGAGTGTTGGCTTGCCAGGCTTTGCTTTGAAAGAAAGACCCAGGCCCTGACATCTTGTCATTCCAACCTTTTTCTCCCCTCAGCATGTTCCTTCTTTGGTGCTCCCAGCTGCAAAtaccctggggggcggggggggcggtcCTGGAAGGACAGGCCGGGCATAGCATCAGGCAATGGGCTCGGCCCCAGCACAGCAATGTGAGCTAAGTGCTAGTTTGACACCATTTTGCTGATGAAGAGGCAGCTCTGTGAAGAGCCAATATTTGAACCCGGAAACTCAGACTTTTACCCAGGCAGCATCTCTTCTGTCCCTCCAAGACTGGGGTCAGGTGGCAGTGTGGCGTGATCTGGTAGGAATGTAAGGGCAGCAACCCCTAAGGGAAGCTGAGGTGTCATGTGCCCAGGAGTAAAAATAGGTGTGGGGTCACCACCCCCAACCCTACGCCCTTGCTGACAGGACAGGGTGGGTGGTTGCTGGTGAGAGCCAGAAGCAACCCTAGCTCCGGCTCCGGGAGCTTTGAGAAGGGCCAGGCCAGCCCTCAGACCAGGACACTGGCCTGTTGGTCAGCTTGTCAGGACCCCCACTGCATAGCTAGGTTCTCCAACGActtgtaattttcttctttatccttaCCCTGTTCCCACAGGTaagtggagaaagagaagaaaggaaggtgtTGGGACATGGACATGAAGTTCCTGATCCTGGAGTGTGGCCGGGCAACTGGAGGCTGGGACCCCGTGAGGTCGTGGCCCAGGAGAAGCAGAAactgggagaagagaagaggaggagagtgaGTGATGCAGGGCGGCAGCCAGAGCAGCTGGTGGTTCTGCTCTGGGCAGGAAAGATGGGGCTTAGAGTAAGCCTGCCCCTAAGACCCCAGCACCTGTGGCTAATGGCTAGCCTGGTCTTTTGTCTTTTGCCCCAGCTGGAGAGATTTACGAGTTCCAGACTTAAACTGGAGAATCTGGCTGACTTGGAAAACTTGGTTCAAAGACGAAGAGAAAATCGACTGAAACGTAGATTCCCCCCCAGGGCACCTAAGTCCGTGGTTAAGGTGGGTGAGATGCTGGGTAGTGGGGGGGGCTTGGGCCACACCTGCACAGCAGCAACTGATGAGCTGGACAGTCCATTCTGGAGCCCCCCACCCTGTGTTCAGTTGCTGGGGCTACTGGGGCTTAAacaattctggaggctgcaagtccGCAGTCTTGTTGTCAGCAAGATGGGCTCCTTTTGGAGCTGTGAGGGAGTCTGTCCAGGCCTGTCCAAGTTCCTGTGGGCTGGTGGCAAAGCTTGGTGTTCCCTTGCTTGTGGACACATCACCCCAGTCTCTGTCCCATGCTCACACGGCACTCTCCCTGGGTGCATGTCTCTGATTCCAAATATCCTTTTGTAAGGACACCATTacactggattagggcccactctGCTCCAGTATAACATCTTAACTACAGCTGCAATGACACTGTTTCCAattaaggtcacattctgaaggtCTGGAGGccaggacttcaacatatgaacttggGGGACACAAGTGAACCCCTAACTCCCCTCACCCAAACAGCTATTTAGCCAGAAtctcatggtttttaaaaaacctattatTTGTACAAGCTGACAGTGTCTCTGTGGGGACCACCTGGTGTGACTTAGTGAAGTGGTAATGTCCCTGAGGCCTACCATTTGTGGATTTGCTCTTGTCCTTAACTtttccagccccaggcccaggtccAGCTGGAGCCCGTGGACTTAGAAATGTTCCTGAAGGCAGCTGCTGAGAACCAGGAAGCCCTGATTGACAAGTACCTGACAGATGGAGGGGACCCTGATGCCCATGACAAGGTAGCGAGGGTGGAGCAAATCAGAGAGCAGCTCAGCAGCTGCAGGGGTCTTTGGGGTGCTTTCCTGTGTTACGGGACACAAACCCCTGGTGCCTGCTGAGCCAGAGGAAGGGGCCCTTTGCGAGATTCGGGAGCAGGCAGCTCTGTTCAGGGTGCCAGTTCTGGGAACAGGATTAGGGGTGGGACCTCTAGTGGTGGCCATGTTCCACCtacttaccgtattttgccgtgtataatgcgccCTTTTTTGCCCAACATTTGGAGGGAAAAAtaacctgaaataccttgtatgtttttgttttgtaattatttgttatataaaatttcttataccataacatgttaaaaaataaatgctaaaattcctttataataccaaaaacaaatatctcaaagtaattaaaaacttagccctggctgatgtggctcagtggactgagcactggcctgagaaccagggggtcactggttcgcTTCAGAacacacatgcctgtgttgtgggctcCGTCCTCAGTGGGGGCGCTCCAGgggcaaccatgcactgatgtttctctccctctctctaaaaagaaaagcttaaaaaaataaaataaaatggtttccTGAAAGTGaaggccaaaaatgtgggtgcacattatacactgcaaaacATGCTaacccctgccccccatctcCACCCTCCAGCTCCACCGCACAGCCCTGCACTGGGCTTGCCTGAAGGGTCACAGCCAGCTGGTGAACAAGCTGTTGGAGGCAGGGGCCACTGTGGACACTCGCGACTTGGTGAGCAGCAGGGAAGGCCCA is a genomic window of Phyllostomus discolor isolate MPI-MPIP mPhyDis1 chromosome 6, mPhyDis1.pri.v3, whole genome shotgun sequence containing:
- the ANKRD23 gene encoding ankyrin repeat domain-containing protein 23, with the protein product MDVVSVQQLVSGEREERKVLGHGHEVPDPGVWPGNWRLGPREVVAQEKQKLGEEKRRRLERFTSSRLKLENLADLENLVQRRRENRLKRRFPPRAPKSVVKPQAQVQLEPVDLEMFLKAAAENQEALIDKYLTDGGDPDAHDKLHRTALHWACLKGHSQLVNKLLEAGATVDTRDLLDRTPVFWACRGGHLDILKQLLNHGAQVNARDKIWSTPLHVAVRTGHCECLEHLIACGAHIDAQDKEGDTALHEAVRHGHYRAMKVLLLYGAQLGMQNQASVTPVQLARDWQRGIREALQAHVGHPRTRC